From Hydractinia symbiolongicarpus strain clone_291-10 chromosome 11, HSymV2.1, whole genome shotgun sequence, the proteins below share one genomic window:
- the LOC130614317 gene encoding gamma-glutamyl hydrolase-like, with amino-acid sequence MNNTNLTRNSMFLLCIFISFFLFTSTSLENEEVNERPIIGVAVMETLDEVLLKTFPNLREKYFVPASYVKLIEMTGARLIPISISMDDQKVKYIFNSVNGLLFPGAGNNLNDSGYYEITKKLFKLALKANKNGEVFPILGICRGFQALAVHVEGNESPLIVTDSHSYSTTVRWNRKSLKHSFLSSMPKMMIRDSETKLITSHFHKYSVTPGFFKRSSKLNSFFDILATSSDRNGTKFVSVIEGKKYPFYGIQFHPEKTMFEWATAISIPHSPQAIRLGQFIANSFMDKVRLNKRHFSNSSMEREYVIEKYDLMRIDDIDGHAPFQEIYII; translated from the exons ATGAACAACACTAACTTAACACGAAACAGCATGTTCTTACTGTGTATATTCATcagtttctttttatttacttcTACTTCACTTGAAAATGAAGAAGTTAACGAAAGGCCTATTATTGGTGTCGCTGTAATGGAGACGCTAGACGAAGTCTTATTAAAAACTTTCCCAAATTTGCGGGAAAAGTATTTTGTTCCAGCCAGCTATGTCAAGTTGATTGAAATGACTGGCGCTAGACTGATTCCGATATCAATTTCAATGGACGATCAAAAAGTGAAGTATATTTTCAATTCTGTAAATGGTTTGCTATTTCCCGGAGCAGGAAATAATTTGAATGATTCTGGATATTACGAAATAACTAAAAAACTCTTTAAACTTGCCCTTAAAGCCAACAAGAACGGCGAGGTATTTCCCATTCTAGGTATTTGCCGTGGTTTCCAAGCACTTGCAGTGCATGTTGAAGGAAATGAATCCCCACTTATCGTCACAGATTCACATAGTTATTCTACTACTGTAAGATGGAACAGAAAAAGCTTGAAACATTCATTTCTCTCATCGATGCCGAAAATGATGATACGAGATAGTGAAACAAAACTAATCACATCACACTTTCACAAATACAGCGTCACTCCAGGTTTTTTTAAACGTTCTTCTAAATTGAACAGCTTCTTCGATATATTGGCTACAAGTTCTGATCGCAATGGGACGAAATTTGTTTCCGTAATAGAAG GTAAAAAGTATCCGTTTTATGGCATACAGTTTCATCCAGAGAAGACCATGTTCGAATGGGCAACAGCAATATCGATTCCACATTCCCCTCAAGCTATTCGACTTGGACAGTTTATAGCCAACTCATTTATGGATAAAGTTCGACTAAACAAGAGGCATTTTTCCAACAGTTCCATGGAACGTGAATACGTTATAGAAAAATACGATTTAATGAGAATAGATGATATTGACGGTCATGCTCCGTTCcaagaaatatatattatttga